DNA sequence from the Pseudomonadota bacterium genome:
CCTGATTGCCGAGTTTGATGCGAGCCCCAGTGGTCCCTACAGCCGCGAACTCACCATGGTGCTGAACCGCCTGCGCCTGGGGCCGATGGACGAGCGTTTTATCGTGGTCTGCACCAAACGCCGCCGCGAATGGGCGGTCGCCAGGATGCCAACCGAACGCGGTCACCCGGTCGAACTCATCGAAGGTGCGGTGTTCGATAACGAAGACGATGCGGCACGAAAGGTGTTCCGTTTGCGCTGGCAGGCTGTCACCGGCCATGGGCCGGCTTAGAAACATCAACGGACGGGAAGGACCGGCAGCGTGAAGAAGGTCGTCGGCTACACCAATGCGTGGAGCGTGGCTCCAGGGGATACGCTCGAAGTCAAGGTCAGCACGTATGGGCCAGCGCATTATCACGCTGATCTCGTGCGGGTAATCTGTGGCGACGACGACCCTGATCACGGGATCTTCCGGGAAGAGGAGATCGCCGCGCCGTTCGCGAGTGAGTACCCGGGACGCACCCAGAAGACAGCCGCCGGCTCCTACGCGTCCATTGCCGCTTCACCGAGGCTTGACGCTCTTGAGAGTTTCACGGTGCAGACCTGGGTCTTCCCAACGACGCCCTGCAAGGGCAAGCAGGGACTGATCGCCCACTGGGATGCGGGGTCAGAGTGCGGCTTTGCCCTGATTATCGACGACAACGGCGCGGCCGCTCTGCATGTCGGCGACGCGGGCAAGTCCACGACGGTCTCTTGCGAACGGCCGATCGCCGAGCGCCGTTGGCATCTGATTTCGGCGTCCTACGACGCGACCACCGGTGCGATCGACGTTTACCAGGAGTTCCTGGGTCCGCCGGTCGAGGCCGACAGCTCCGCGGTCGCGCACGGTAAGGGGGCGTACAGGGCCGCAACGGGACCTCTGTTGATGGCGGCACTGCCGGCAACGTCCACCGGCTCCGGACGATCCATCCCTCACCACAACTTCAACGGCAAACTCGACCGGCCGCTCCTGACCGGCTGCGTGCTCTCACACAGCGAGATCGGCGCCTTGGCCTGGGATGCCATGGCTCGGGAACGCGAACCGACGCTCGTCGCCGCTTGGGATTTCTCACGCGATATCGGCAGCCGCAGGGTGATCGACACCGGCTTCAACGGGCTCCACGGCACGACCGTCAACCTGCCCTCGCGCGGTGTGAAGGGTTTCAACTGGTCGGGCAACGAACAGAACTGGCAGCACGCGCCTCAGGAGTATGGCGCCATCCACTTCCACGATGACGACCACTACGACGCTGGCTGGGAAACCGATTTCTCCTACACCGTGCCCGACGATCTCGAAAGCGGCGTATACGCGGTGCGCTTACGCGCAGACGATGACGAGTCCTACAGCACATTCTTCGTGCGCCCTCCCCGGGGCACTACGACCTCGAAGCTTGCCTTTCTCGCATCCACCGTGACCTACATGGCCTATGCCAACTATCAATGGCACTTGCACGAGTACTTTGCCGAGGTCACCGACCTCTCGTGGACGCCGGTCGACGCGGACGATGTGTTCCTTTACCAACACCCCGAGATCGGCTTGTCGACCTATGATCATCACTGGGACGGAAGCGGCGTGCGCTATGCCTCCCGGTTACGACCGGTGCTGAACATGGCGCCGAAGACCGATCTCGGAGGCTACAACCTCAACCTCGACACGCTGGTTCTCGGCTGGCTCGAGGCACGCGGAATTGACTGCGACGTCATCACCGATGAAGACCTGCATCACGAGGGCTCAGCGCTGCTCGAACGCTACCGCGCTGTGGTGACCGGAGCCCATCCCGAGTACTTCACGACGCCGATGTGGGACGGGCTGCGCAATTACATCGCGCGTGGCGGCCGGCTCGCCTATCTGGGCGGCAACGGTTTTATCTGGCGCTGCGCCATGTCCGATGAGATGCCGGGCGTCATTGAGCTTCGCCGCGCAGAGGATGGCATTCGCTACCGCGACGAAGAACCGGGCGAGTACTATCACGAGTTTACAGGCGAGTATGGTGGCCTTTGGCGCCGGCTCGGTATGGCGCCACAAGCGCTGGTCGGCGTCGGCACGGTGGCCGTTGGTTTCGACGCGTCCGGCGTCTACCAGCGCACGTCCGCAAGCTTCGACAGCCGCGTGGCCTTCATTTTCGACGGCATTGGCGAGGACGAGATTATCGGCGACTTCGGATACCTGGGCGGTGGCGCAAGCGGCGGCGAAATCGACGCGGCCGACCCGATGCTCGGCACACCGCCCCACACCCTGGTGGTGGCGAGCTCGACGGGGCATTCGGAAAACACCTGGCTGGTGCCCGACGAGACTGGGTTCCACCACAGCGCCATGGACGGCGCCCAGAATCCCCGGGTCAAGGCCGACATGACATTCTTCGAGACGCCCGGCGGCGGCGCAGTGTTTTCGACGGGTTCGATCGCCTGGAGCGCTAGCCTGCCGCACAACGGCTACGACAACAACGTTGCGGTCGTCTCCGAAAACGTGCTTCGCCGCTTCCTGGACCCAAAACCCTTCACCGTGCCGAGATAGCGTTCGCCAGTACCGACCATCATCAACCGGTGATGCAGCTGCGCACCGATGGCATCGTCCTTGCGGTCGCCGTCGATGACCTTGACCGGCAACGTCGCGGTGCTCTTGGTAGCAGGCCCGAATCGAAACTCGCCTGTAGGTGTGCAACAGCCGGAAAGTTCAGCGTGAGATCCGGTTCGGCCACCGCGCCGTCCTGCTGCTTCAGGGATTGTCGTTCATGCGCCGGCCATTCTTGAGACAACTGCTCCAACGCGCGGGAAGCCTGCTACGACGGTTACTGCAGGCGCGCAATCACTGCGGTACTGGGACATGCGCGCGGCAGTTGTCAGGTCATGGGGAAGCCCAGCTCTTGCACGCTTGGACGACGACCTCTGTCAGTTCGTCGCGTAAAGGATCTCTACCCGCCTGTTCGCCTGCCTGGCATCAGGTAAGTCACGACCTTCCGCATCTTGTTCTGCGACAAGGGGTTCATCCGCGCCGACGCCGGAGACTTGGAAGTCGACGTCACCCAGGCCACCTTGACTGACCAACCAGTCTCTGACGGCCATCGCGCGGCGCAGCGATAGGTCCTTGTTGTAGGCGGCTGTACCAATGCCATCCGTGTGTCCGACGATCGTAACCGACGTCGCACCCGATTCCCGAATCATCGCCGCGGTTTCCGTGAGATACGCCTGGGCTGCGCCGCTAATCTCCGCAGAGTCGAACGCAAACAACATCTCCGATGACATGCTGATCATCGCGGTCCCATCGAGACGCATGATGATGCTGCTGCCCGGGACAATATAGGGAAGGCCGGTGCGGTCGTAGCACTGGGTGCTCTCGACCGTAACGGGGGTATGGTCGTCCAGATGGGTGTAATCGAACACCTTGTGGCAATCGAAACCGGCGGCCATCGAGCCATAGTTGTAACCGCGCCAGTTGGTGTGCCCGCGTCCGGTCCCCAGCCCATAGCCGTACGAACCACTGTTGCCGTAGGTCGACCAGGAGATGACCTTGGTTTCGTCCGATGACGCGACCGCCGGCAAGAAAAGAAGCGAAACAAGCCCTGCCGCAAAAGACATGGAAAGACGTTTCATCATCATGACATCCTCATGAACGCGAGCCCCAAGACCGACACGAACAATGACGCTGGTATCGGCAGGCACGTTGCAGGTCGACCGCGGTCGGACCAGATGCTGAACAACACATTGTCCGGCACGTCGTCCGGGCCGACGTCGATCACACACGCCTATCCAAAATCTTCAATGAGGCACACGTCAAAGTCCAGGTGTAGCGTACCGGACAGGGGCATCTCATAGGAGGTAGAGCCTCTCAATAGGGCTAAGATTTGGCCACCTGTGGCAACTCAGAGCGATCGCCCTCCCCCACTGCGTTGGTTCACCGTCTGCCAGCGCGGACGCAATGGCCAGTCATTGGGTTGACAGTGCACTGCGTCATGGCCCCATCGACGTGGATCAGCACCGGCATCTGAACTTCGATTGGTGTAGACGCTCTAGCTCTGCGCCTGACACAACCATATCTCGTAGACGGCATGATAGAAGTTGGCGGCACGGAAACGATCCGCTATGGCCAGCAAGTCACCATCCTGTCGCTGCCCGCCGCTTCGGAATTGACCACGGCAGACGCACCGTGCGTGGTCGGCCCGCGGGCCTTCGGCTATGACTTGGAGTATCAATCCCTTCACGGGGACGAGAACGGGAAGGACGCAGCATGAAACGTATCGGCATCGATGTCGGCGGCACCAATACCGACGCGGTCCTGGTTGAAGACGACCAGATCGTCGGCTCGGTCAAGACGCCGACCACCGAGGACGTGATGTCCGGCATCACCGAGGCGCTCAAGCAGGTACTCGCCCAGACATCCGCCGACCCGCAGACGCTGGACGCCGTCATGATCGGCACCACCCACTTCACCAACGCGGTCGCCCAGCGGCGCGATGTCGGCAAGGTGGCGGCGATCCGCATCTGCCTGCCGGCCAGCGCGTCGCTGGAGCCGTTCATCGACTGGCCCGACGACCTCGCCGACAAGGTGCGCGGCGACATCGTCATGCTGCAGGGCGGCCACGAGTACGATGGTCGGCCCATCGCGCCGTTCGACGAGACCGGCATGCGCGAGGCCGCCAAGCGGATCGGCGATGCCGGTTACACCGCCGTCGGCGTCACCTCCGTCTTCTCGCCACTGACCAGCGCATTGGAGGATCAGGCGGCCGCCATCCTGGCCGACGAATGCCCGGACATCGCGGTCACCCGCTCCAGCTCGCTGGGGCGCATCGGCCTTTTGGAGCGCGAGAACGCGACGCTGCTGAATGCCAGCCTGCAGGATCTGTCGAAGAAAACGACGGCGGCCTTCACCAAGGCGATCGAGACGAGCGGCATCAAAGCCCAGCTCTACCTGACCCAGAACGATGGCACTGTGATGCTGGCCGATGTCGCCGAGAAGTTTCCGGTGTTCAGTTTCGCGTCGGGTCCGACCAACAGCATGCGCGGCGCGGCCTTCCTGTCGAGACAGTCGAACGCCATGGTCGTTGATGTCGGCGGCACGACGACCGATATCGGCATGCTGAAGGCAGGCTTCCCGCGCGAGGCCAACAACGTTGTCGAGATCGGCGGTGTGCGGACCTTGTTCCGCATGCCCGACCTTCTCTCTATCGCGCTGGGCGGCGGCACGCTGATCACGCGCGGCCCGCTCACCATCGGACCGGAAAGCACCGGTTACAGGCTGACCGAGCGCGGCTTGGTATTCGGCGGCGGCGACCTGACCGCGACGGACATCGCCGTCGCCGCCGGCCTGATCGACTTGGGCGATCCCTCACATGTCGGAAATCTGCCGAAGAACCTGGTCGACGAGACCATGGCCGCCATGCGCGAGATGACCGCGGTCGCCATCGACCGCATGAAAACGGAAGCCGGCGACGTCCCGGTCATTGCGGTCGGCGGCGGCGCGTTCCTGGTGCCCGACAAAATCGCCGGTGTCAGTGAGGTCATCCATGTCGAGCACGGCGAGGTCGCCAACGCGGTCGGGGCGGCTATCGCCCAGATCTCAGGCGAATGCGATCAGATCTTCCAGGGACTTTCGCGCGAGGACGCCCTGGCGGAAGCGCGCCGCATCGCGGAAGAGCGCGCCGTCGAGGCCGGCGCGGATGCAGAGAGCCTGGAACTGGTCGAGGTCGAGGACCTGCCGCTCGCCTATATGCCCGGCAATAGCCTGCGCGCCCGCGTCCGTGTCGTCGGGGCTATTGCCTGATTGATGTTTTGGAGATCTGCATCACCAGCCCGCAGCGGGACAACACCTACTCCGGTGCGTTGTCCTCGGGCAGCGGCGGCTTGGCGTGCCACCACTCGTCGAAGCGGTAACAGAGATTATCTTCGTTCAGGAACACCTGATAAATGCCGTCGAAGCGAAGCCGTTCACCCGTCTCTTTCCAGGTCAGCGCTGCCCTCCAGCGGTTGATGCCATAGTCCTCGGTGACGGCGAGGACTTCATAGTCGAACGCGATATCCTCCTGCAGGCCGACCGCGCCCTTTTCCACATAACGGCGTATCTCGTCCTTGCCCTTCATGATCTTGTGGAAGGGCGTGTACATATAGGTGGCGTCGTCGGTGAAGAGCGCCAGCGTACCATCCGGATTCTGGTTGACCCACGAGCTGCCGTAAGCATCAAGCCACTGAGAAAACTTCTCGTTCGTAAGCAACTTTTTCTCCGTTGCCGTTGGTCGACTGAATCAAATGACGGAGACTATAGCAGGGTAGCCAACACCATCGAGAACAGGTTTGGCGTTTGTCGCGTTGCGCAATTCCACTTTGCGACATGAGACTGTCGCCACACATCGACTGGTCGATCACAGATCGTTAAGTCAGTAATGCCATGCGTCCGGTCCTTCGAAGTACTAGGTGGACCTGTCCTTCGCTTCTGCCAGGAGGCACAACTCTTCAAACATGATGTTGGCGGCGACCATTGCCGTGAGGTTACCCGGCTCCAGGGGAGGACAAATCTCAACCACATCCGCCCCAGCGAGATTCAGTCCACGGATACCATGCATCAGCTTGAGTGCATCGCGATAGCTCAAGC
Encoded proteins:
- a CDS encoding N,N-dimethylformamidase beta subunit family domain-containing protein: MKKVVGYTNAWSVAPGDTLEVKVSTYGPAHYHADLVRVICGDDDPDHGIFREEEIAAPFASEYPGRTQKTAAGSYASIAASPRLDALESFTVQTWVFPTTPCKGKQGLIAHWDAGSECGFALIIDDNGAAALHVGDAGKSTTVSCERPIAERRWHLISASYDATTGAIDVYQEFLGPPVEADSSAVAHGKGAYRAATGPLLMAALPATSTGSGRSIPHHNFNGKLDRPLLTGCVLSHSEIGALAWDAMAREREPTLVAAWDFSRDIGSRRVIDTGFNGLHGTTVNLPSRGVKGFNWSGNEQNWQHAPQEYGAIHFHDDDHYDAGWETDFSYTVPDDLESGVYAVRLRADDDESYSTFFVRPPRGTTTSKLAFLASTVTYMAYANYQWHLHEYFAEVTDLSWTPVDADDVFLYQHPEIGLSTYDHHWDGSGVRYASRLRPVLNMAPKTDLGGYNLNLDTLVLGWLEARGIDCDVITDEDLHHEGSALLERYRAVVTGAHPEYFTTPMWDGLRNYIARGGRLAYLGGNGFIWRCAMSDEMPGVIELRRAEDGIRYRDEEPGEYYHEFTGEYGGLWRRLGMAPQALVGVGTVAVGFDASGVYQRTSASFDSRVAFIFDGIGEDEIIGDFGYLGGGASGGEIDAADPMLGTPPHTLVVASSTGHSENTWLVPDETGFHHSAMDGAQNPRVKADMTFFETPGGGAVFSTGSIAWSASLPHNGYDNNVAVVSENVLRRFLDPKPFTVPR
- a CDS encoding OmpA family protein, yielding MMMKRLSMSFAAGLVSLLFLPAVASSDETKVISWSTYGNSGSYGYGLGTGRGHTNWRGYNYGSMAAGFDCHKVFDYTHLDDHTPVTVESTQCYDRTGLPYIVPGSSIIMRLDGTAMISMSSEMLFAFDSAEISGAAQAYLTETAAMIRESGATSVTIVGHTDGIGTAAYNKDLSLRRAMAVRDWLVSQGGLGDVDFQVSGVGADEPLVAEQDAEGRDLPDARQANRRVEILYATN
- a CDS encoding hydantoinase/oxoprolinase family protein, producing the protein MKRIGIDVGGTNTDAVLVEDDQIVGSVKTPTTEDVMSGITEALKQVLAQTSADPQTLDAVMIGTTHFTNAVAQRRDVGKVAAIRICLPASASLEPFIDWPDDLADKVRGDIVMLQGGHEYDGRPIAPFDETGMREAAKRIGDAGYTAVGVTSVFSPLTSALEDQAAAILADECPDIAVTRSSSLGRIGLLERENATLLNASLQDLSKKTTAAFTKAIETSGIKAQLYLTQNDGTVMLADVAEKFPVFSFASGPTNSMRGAAFLSRQSNAMVVDVGGTTTDIGMLKAGFPREANNVVEIGGVRTLFRMPDLLSIALGGGTLITRGPLTIGPESTGYRLTERGLVFGGGDLTATDIAVAAGLIDLGDPSHVGNLPKNLVDETMAAMREMTAVAIDRMKTEAGDVPVIAVGGGAFLVPDKIAGVSEVIHVEHGEVANAVGAAIAQISGECDQIFQGLSREDALAEARRIAEERAVEAGADAESLELVEVEDLPLAYMPGNSLRARVRVVGAIA
- a CDS encoding nuclear transport factor 2 family protein, translating into MLTNEKFSQWLDAYGSSWVNQNPDGTLALFTDDATYMYTPFHKIMKGKDEIRRYVEKGAVGLQEDIAFDYEVLAVTEDYGINRWRAALTWKETGERLRFDGIYQVFLNEDNLCYRFDEWWHAKPPLPEDNAPE